The Terriglobales bacterium genome segment GGGGCTCTATCATGCACTCGGCGCAAAAGGCCGCGGACACTGCGATCAAGACGGAAAGGATCTTCGAGAGGTTCGAGGACTTGATGCCATTCAGAGTCCAGAACATTCTCCTCGTGTCCAGCCTTTACGACTCCTTCATTCTCCGAGAGGACGGCAGGCTTAACGAACTCTTAATTGGCGAGTCTCTGGAACTCGATCTCCAGCACGTCCCCGGTGTTACGCATGTTTCGAGCGGTACGGAAGCACTAACACTGGCGCGCACGCAGCCGCGCTTCAACCTGATCGTCACCAATCTTCAAGTCGGGGACATGGACGCAGCAACGCTGGCTTCGGAGGTCCGAAGCGCCGCGCTCGACGTTCCTGTTGTTGTCCTCGCCTACGATTATCGCGAAATCAAGAGTTTCCTGGCTGAGCACCCGGTTACGGCGATCGACCGGATTTTCTTGTGGCAGGGGGCTTCCCGCATTCTGATTGCGATCGTTCAGTACATCGAGGACAAACGCAACGTCCTCCACGACGTGGATGCTATCGGCGTGCCGGTCATTCTCATGGTCGAGGACAACATCCGTTACTACTCCTCTTTCCTGCCCGTCATTTATTCCGAGTTGATTACGCAATCTCGTCGCGTCATTAGCGAAGGAATGAATGTAGCCCATAAGTTATTGCGATTCAGGGCCCGGCCCAAGCTTCTGCTCTGCTCCGATTATGAAGATGCCTCCCGGCAAGTGACGAGGTACGGCGACCACCTGCTGGGCATTGTGTCGGACGTGGAATTCCCGCGGGGCGGTCAGCTGACACCGGAAGCCGGCTTCGATCTGGCAGGTATGGTTCGCGAAGTAGCGCCCGATATCCCTATCGTGCTCCAATCCAGCCGCACACAATTCAGCGCACGCGCATACCGCGAAGGCTTTTCATTTCTGCAAAAGCGCTCGCCCACTTTGTTGGGAGACTTGCGGCGAATCTTGACGGAGCAGTTCGGCCTAGGTGATTTCGTATTCCGTTTACCGGATCATACTGTAGTGGGGCGAGCAACGGACTTGAACGCTCTTAACGCGCTGCTGCATACAGTTCCGGCCGAAAGCATCGCCTACCATGCGGAGAAGAACCACTTCTCCCACTGGCTGATGGCGAGAACCGAGTTTGCGCTGGCGCGGAAGCTCCGGCCGCGCAAGGTCTCCGATTTCGCGACTAATGAGGACCTACGGCGGAACCTGGTAGAGTCGATCGACACCTATCGAAGCGAGCAGAGCCAACTCCTCATCGGCGATTTCAATGCCGCAACGTTCAATTCGGTGGATGCTTTCTTTTTGCGCATTGGCGGCGGATCCCTGGGTGGCAAGGCAAGAGGATTGGCTTTCGCGCGTCATCTACTCAATAGACACAACATGGCGCGCCAGTTCCCGGGAGTGCAGATTGCCGTGCCCCCAGCGGTGGTGTTGGCGACCGATGTCTTCGACCAGTTTCTCAGCGAGAACACCCTGTTGGACTTCGCCCTGCAAACCACGGATGAAGCGGCCATAGAGCAGCGTTTCTTGGCTGCGTCGCTTCCGGCCCGTGTCCAGGAGGATCTGCTCGAATATTTGCGGCAAGTGCAGTATCCCTTGGCGGTGCGATCTTCAAGCTTGCTGGAGGATTCGCAATACCTGCCCTTCACGGGCGTGTATGAAACGTTCATGCTCGCCAACCAGGACTCCGACGCTAGCCTTCGTCTGGAGCATCTGATGGAGGCTATAAAACGTGTGTACGCTTCTACCTTCAGCCAGCATGCAAAGGCGTACGTGCGAGCGACGCCCAATCGCCTGGAAGAGGAAAAGATGGCGGTGATCCTCCAGCAGGTCGTGGGCGCCAGGCATGGCTTGCGATTTTACCCCGACTTCTCTGGGGTGGTGCGATCGCACAACTTCTACCCTGCCTCGCCAATGACCTCTGAGGACGGGATCGCAGCCGTGGCATTGGGACTGGGCCGCGCGGTTATCGATGGCGGAAAGTGTCTGATGTTCTGTCCCAGGTACCCGCGTCATCTCATCCAGTTCTCCGCTGTAGAAGACATCCTGGCGAACTCCCAGTCTGACTTCTGGGCCCTCGACTTAGGACATGCAGCACGCCAGCAGGGTCTGGCGGAACTGCGGGAGTCGCGATTCGGATTGGACGTGGCCGAGGCCGACGGAACCTTGCACATGCTAGGTTCAACCTATTCCGCTGACAGTCACGCGGTTTATGCCGGCCTCAGTAGGTCTGGGATCCGCATTGTGAGCTTCGCCGCTATCCTCAAGTACGAAGTATTCCCGCTGGCTCCCATTCTTGGCCAGCTCACAAAGATTGGCGCAGAGGCCTTCGGACGCCCTGTTGAAATTGAATTCGCGGCACGGCTTGCGCACCCGCCAGACGACGCAACGGCCGAGTTTGGATTTCTTCAGATTCGACCGTTGGTACTATCGCGCGAGTCAGAGGAAGTTCGCATCGAAAACCTGGATCCGCGCCGGCTGTTGTGCCAAAGCTCGAAAGTGTTGGGGAACGGCCGTCTCCAGAATCTGCGCGACGTCGTAGTCGTCGACTTTCATCGCTTTGAACGCGCTCGCAGCC includes the following:
- a CDS encoding PEP/pyruvate-binding domain-containing protein — protein: MPFRVQNILLVSSLYDSFILREDGRLNELLIGESLELDLQHVPGVTHVSSGTEALTLARTQPRFNLIVTNLQVGDMDAATLASEVRSAALDVPVVVLAYDYREIKSFLAEHPVTAIDRIFLWQGASRILIAIVQYIEDKRNVLHDVDAIGVPVILMVEDNIRYYSSFLPVIYSELITQSRRVISEGMNVAHKLLRFRARPKLLLCSDYEDASRQVTRYGDHLLGIVSDVEFPRGGQLTPEAGFDLAGMVREVAPDIPIVLQSSRTQFSARAYREGFSFLQKRSPTLLGDLRRILTEQFGLGDFVFRLPDHTVVGRATDLNALNALLHTVPAESIAYHAEKNHFSHWLMARTEFALARKLRPRKVSDFATNEDLRRNLVESIDTYRSEQSQLLIGDFNAATFNSVDAFFLRIGGGSLGGKARGLAFARHLLNRHNMARQFPGVQIAVPPAVVLATDVFDQFLSENTLLDFALQTTDEAAIEQRFLAASLPARVQEDLLEYLRQVQYPLAVRSSSLLEDSQYLPFTGVYETFMLANQDSDASLRLEHLMEAIKRVYASTFSQHAKAYVRATPNRLEEEKMAVILQQVVGARHGLRFYPDFSGVVRSHNFYPASPMTSEDGIAAVALGLGRAVIDGGKCLMFCPRYPRHLIQFSAVEDILANSQSDFWALDLGHAARQQGLAELRESRFGLDVAEADGTLHMLGSTYSADSHAVYAGLSRSGIRIVSFAAILKYEVFPLAPILGQLTKIGAEAFGRPVEIEFAARLAHPPDDATAEFGFLQIRPLVLSRESEEVRIENLDPRRLLCQSSKVLGNGRLQNLRDVVVVDFHRFERARSHEVAREVARLNAKLSECGTPYLLIGVGRWGSNDPWLGIPVAWDQVSGARVIVETGFRDLRVTPSQGSHFFQNLTAFQIGYFTVNPDAGEGFVDWEWLSSQPAAEERDCVRHLHLETPLLVLMNGRESRGLIFKPEA